From [Clostridium] symbiosum, a single genomic window includes:
- the proB gene encoding glutamate 5-kinase: protein MTEERAALKQKKRIVIKIGSSSLTHPETGDLNLRKIEQLVRVLSDLRGEGREVILVSSGAIAAGRQALGFNERPRLLEEKQAFAAVGQARLMMVYQKLFAEYNQTAAQILMTKNTVTNEQSRFNAHNTFNELLKLGAIPIVNENDTVATDEIQFGDNDRLSAIVAALVEADVLILMSDIDGLYTDDPNKNPDAEFIPFVKELTPELKAMGKGSASSVGTGGMSAKLAAAQIATGSGSDMLIANANDLNAIYEILEGKECGTLFAAHENKDFDLNTYLDSES from the coding sequence ATGACAGAGGAAAGAGCTGCCTTAAAACAAAAAAAAAGAATTGTGATTAAAATAGGTTCGTCCTCCCTGACCCATCCGGAGACAGGGGATTTAAACCTGAGAAAGATCGAACAGCTGGTGCGGGTACTCAGCGATCTGCGTGGAGAGGGCCGGGAAGTGATTCTCGTATCCTCCGGGGCCATCGCCGCCGGCCGCCAGGCCCTCGGCTTTAATGAACGTCCCCGCCTTCTGGAAGAGAAGCAGGCGTTTGCCGCGGTGGGGCAGGCCAGGCTGATGATGGTTTACCAGAAGCTGTTTGCAGAGTACAACCAGACCGCCGCACAGATTTTGATGACGAAAAATACGGTGACGAATGAGCAGTCGCGCTTTAACGCCCACAATACGTTTAATGAACTTTTAAAACTTGGTGCCATCCCCATAGTCAATGAAAACGATACGGTTGCGACCGATGAGATCCAGTTCGGTGACAACGACAGGCTTTCGGCCATCGTGGCCGCCCTGGTGGAGGCCGATGTCCTGATACTCATGTCGGACATCGACGGCCTGTACACCGACGATCCCAATAAAAATCCGGATGCCGAATTCATCCCGTTTGTCAAAGAGCTGACGCCGGAACTGAAAGCCATGGGCAAGGGTTCTGCAAGCAGTGTGGGCACGGGCGGTATGTCGGCCAAACTGGCGGCGGCGCAGATTGCCACGGGAAGCGGTTCGGATATGCTGATTGCCAATGCAAACGATCTGAACGCAATCTATGAGATTCTGGAGGGCAAAGAATGCGGCACCCTCTTTGCCGCCCATGAGAACAAAGACTTTGATTTGAATACATACCTGGACAGCGAAAGCTGA
- the mutS gene encoding DNA mismatch repair protein MutS yields the protein MMTQYLETKKQYPDCILFYRLGDFYEMFFEDALTASRELEITLTGKDCGLEERAPMCGVPYHALEGYLSKLVQKGYKVAIGEQVEDPKTAKGLVKREVIRVVTPGTITNSQALEESKNNYLMGIVYTDGVFGISVADVSTGDYLVTEVKSERNLIDEIYKFSPSEIICNEAFYMSGIDLDDLKNRLRVVVSDLDNRFFSDEFCRKLLQDHFHVEHLEGLGLNDYETGTIAAGAVLQYLYETQKNSLDHLTRITPYTTGQFMMLDTSTRRNLELIETLREKQKRGTLLWVLDKTKTAMGARMLRSFVEQPLINKDEILKRQNAIEELNMNYISREEICEYLNPIYDLERLLGRISYKTANPRDLISFRNSLEMLPHIKHILKEFSAEMLKEVEEQLDPLEDLKKLIDDAIVDDPPISVRDGGIIKDGFHEEADRLRHAKTEGKTWLAELEQTEKEKTGIKNLKIKYNKVFGYYFEVTNSFKEQVPDYFIRKQTLTNAERYTTDRLKELEDVIMGAEDKLYSLEYELFCQVRDGVAGEVKRIQQTAHAVALTDVLASLSVVAVRNNYVKPAINEKGIIHIKNGRHPVVEQMMSGGMFVANDTYLDNGKNRVSIITGPNMAGKSTYMRQTALITLMAQIGSFVPADEADIGLCDRIFTRVGASDDLASGQSTFMVEMTEVANILRNATRNSLLILDEIGRGTSTFDGLSIAWAVVEYISNTKILGAKTLFATHYHELTELEGTMSGVNNYCIAVKEQGDDIVFLRKIVKGGADKSYGIQVAKLAGVPDPVIERAKELVEELSDADITARAKEIAENGCGIAVRKKLTKPDEVDLLQMSIFDTVSEDDIIRELMELEINKMSPIDALTTLDKMQSRLRNRWSSKQ from the coding sequence ATGATGACCCAGTATCTGGAGACTAAAAAACAATATCCCGACTGTATTCTTTTTTACAGACTCGGAGATTTCTATGAGATGTTCTTTGAGGATGCCTTAACGGCATCCCGGGAACTGGAAATTACACTAACTGGAAAAGACTGTGGACTTGAGGAACGCGCACCTATGTGTGGCGTTCCTTATCACGCACTTGAAGGTTATTTGAGCAAGCTCGTCCAAAAGGGCTATAAGGTGGCAATCGGAGAACAGGTAGAGGATCCGAAAACCGCAAAGGGGCTTGTAAAGAGGGAAGTAATCCGCGTCGTTACGCCGGGCACCATCACCAATTCCCAGGCTCTTGAAGAGTCGAAGAACAATTATCTGATGGGCATTGTGTACACCGACGGCGTATTCGGAATTTCTGTAGCCGATGTCAGCACCGGCGATTATCTGGTGACCGAGGTCAAATCGGAGCGGAACCTGATCGATGAGATTTACAAATTTTCGCCTTCTGAAATTATATGCAATGAAGCATTTTACATGTCGGGAATCGATTTAGATGATTTGAAAAACAGACTGCGCGTCGTTGTTTCGGATCTGGATAATCGGTTCTTTTCTGATGAATTCTGCAGAAAACTTCTGCAGGATCATTTTCATGTAGAGCACCTGGAAGGCCTTGGCCTGAACGACTACGAGACGGGCACCATCGCAGCGGGGGCCGTGCTCCAGTATCTCTATGAGACACAAAAGAATTCGCTGGATCACCTGACGAGAATCACCCCTTATACGACTGGGCAGTTTATGATGCTCGACACTTCCACAAGACGCAATCTGGAGCTGATCGAGACCCTGCGCGAAAAACAGAAGAGGGGAACCCTGCTCTGGGTATTAGATAAGACGAAAACGGCTATGGGAGCCAGAATGCTCCGCTCCTTCGTGGAACAGCCGCTAATCAATAAAGATGAAATCCTGAAACGCCAGAACGCGATTGAAGAGCTGAATATGAACTATATTTCCAGGGAGGAAATCTGCGAATATCTGAATCCAATCTATGATCTGGAACGGCTCTTAGGGCGTATCAGTTATAAAACAGCCAACCCACGCGACCTGATTTCCTTTCGAAATTCCCTTGAAATGCTGCCGCATATCAAACACATCCTGAAGGAATTCAGCGCAGAGATGCTGAAGGAGGTAGAAGAGCAGCTCGATCCACTGGAAGATTTGAAAAAGCTGATTGACGACGCAATCGTCGATGATCCGCCCATATCGGTCCGGGACGGCGGCATCATAAAGGACGGCTTCCATGAGGAGGCGGACCGTCTGCGCCATGCAAAGACGGAGGGAAAAACGTGGCTGGCCGAACTGGAACAGACGGAAAAAGAAAAGACGGGCATTAAAAACCTGAAGATCAAATACAATAAAGTTTTCGGCTATTATTTTGAAGTCACCAACTCCTTCAAGGAACAGGTCCCCGATTATTTTATCAGAAAACAGACGCTCACCAATGCGGAGCGGTACACAACGGACCGTTTAAAAGAACTGGAAGACGTGATTATGGGGGCGGAGGACAAGCTTTACTCCCTCGAATATGAACTGTTCTGCCAGGTCAGAGACGGCGTTGCCGGGGAAGTAAAGAGAATCCAGCAGACGGCCCATGCCGTCGCCCTTACCGATGTCCTGGCCTCCCTCTCCGTAGTGGCGGTGAGAAACAATTATGTAAAGCCGGCAATCAATGAGAAGGGGATTATTCACATTAAAAACGGACGCCACCCGGTGGTGGAGCAGATGATGTCGGGCGGCATGTTCGTGGCCAACGACACATATCTGGACAACGGGAAAAACCGTGTTTCCATCATCACGGGACCTAACATGGCCGGTAAATCCACCTATATGAGACAGACGGCCCTGATCACGCTGATGGCGCAGATCGGCAGTTTTGTTCCGGCCGATGAGGCCGATATCGGTCTCTGCGACAGAATTTTCACAAGAGTCGGAGCATCCGATGATCTGGCGTCGGGCCAGAGTACCTTCATGGTGGAGATGACCGAGGTCGCAAACATTTTACGGAATGCGACCAGGAACAGCCTTCTCATCCTGGATGAGATCGGGCGCGGAACGAGCACCTTTGACGGCCTTTCCATTGCCTGGGCCGTCGTGGAATATATCAGCAACACCAAGATTCTGGGCGCCAAAACCCTGTTTGCCACCCATTACCATGAACTGACGGAGCTGGAAGGCACGATGAGCGGAGTCAACAACTACTGCATCGCCGTCAAGGAGCAGGGGGATGATATCGTTTTTCTCAGAAAGATTGTAAAAGGCGGGGCGGACAAGAGCTACGGCATCCAGGTCGCCAAGCTGGCGGGTGTGCCGGATCCGGTCATCGAGCGGGCCAAAGAACTGGTGGAAGAGCTGAGCGACGCCGACATCACGGCCCGTGCCAAGGAAATAGCCGAGAACGGCTGTGGAATCGCGGTCAGGAAAAAGCTGACCAAGCCGGATGAGGTGGATCTGCTTCAGATGTCTATCTTTGATACGGTGAGTGAGGATGACATCATCAGGGAGCTGATGGAACTTGAGATTAACAAAATGTCTCCCATCGATGCTCTGACCACCCTCGACAAAATGCAGTCACGCCTGAGAAACAGATGGAGCAGCAAGCAGTAA
- a CDS encoding DUF896 domain-containing protein, whose amino-acid sequence MDQEKIDRINALYHKSQATGLTEEEKNEQAALRKEYIETIRKNMRGTLNSISIKEEDGTITDLGKKYGNISDIQS is encoded by the coding sequence ATGGACCAGGAAAAAATCGACCGCATCAACGCACTCTACCACAAGAGCCAGGCAACCGGCCTCACGGAAGAGGAGAAAAATGAACAGGCTGCCCTGCGCAAAGAATATATCGAGACAATTCGTAAAAACATGCGCGGAACCTTAAACAGTATATCAATTAAGGAGGAAGACGGTACAATTACCGATCTGGGGAAAAAATATGGGAATATCAGTGACATCCAAAGCTGA
- a CDS encoding heavy metal translocating P-type ATPase, producing the protein MEQYEVTGMSCAACSARVEKAVSKVPGVESCSVSLLTNSMGVEGSASQQEIIAAVEAAGYGAAAKSAAVQNAPAAAPGDALKDRETPVLKRRLYYSLGFLIVLMYFSMGHMMWNWPVPAFFENNHVAMGLLQLVLTAIVMVINQKFFISGFKGLIHRAPNMDTLVALGSGASFVYSLYALFAMTGAQAAGDMDGVMAYMHEFYFESAAMILTLITVGKMLEARSKGKTTDALKSLMKLAPKTATILVNGVETEVSIEQVKKDDIFVVRPGENIPVDGIVLEGSSAVNESALTGESIPVDKNAGDQVSAATVNQSGFMKCQASRVGEDTTLSQIIQMVSDAAATKAPIAKVADKVSGVFVPAVIAISAVTIVGWLIAGQTVGFALARGISVLVISCPCALGLATPVAIMVGNGMGAKHGIMFKTAVSLEETGKTEIVALDKTGTITSGEPRVTDVVPASGTTETDLLKSAFALEKKSEHPLARAVLLRAEEEGMEAGEVTDFQALPGNGLSAVLNGASLAGGNFSFISTQCEVTNEMKTASERLAEEGKTPLFFSKDGKLIGIIAVADTVKEDSPQAVKELQNMGIHVVMLTGDNERTARAVGRQAGVDEVIAGVLPDGKESVIRSLKKKGKVAMVGDGINDAPALTRADIGIAIGAGTDIAIDAADVVLMKSRLSDVPAAIRLSRATLKNIHENLFWAFFYNAVGIPLAAGLWYPLFGWKLNPMFGAAAMSLSSFCVVTNALRLNFFKLYDAGRDRKIKVKRKEEKMMEKTMTIEGMMCGHCEARVKKCLEGLPEVTEAVVSHEAGTAVVTLSAPVEDDVLKKTVEDQDYKVVSIR; encoded by the coding sequence ATGGAACAATATGAAGTGACAGGAATGAGCTGTGCGGCCTGCAGCGCCCGAGTGGAAAAGGCAGTGTCGAAGGTACCGGGAGTGGAGTCCTGTTCGGTCAGTCTGCTGACTAATTCCATGGGAGTGGAGGGAAGCGCTTCACAGCAGGAAATCATAGCGGCGGTCGAGGCGGCAGGATACGGGGCGGCGGCTAAATCAGCGGCGGTTCAAAATGCCCCGGCGGCAGCTCCCGGTGATGCGTTAAAGGATCGGGAGACTCCGGTTTTGAAACGGCGGCTTTATTACTCATTGGGATTTTTGATTGTGCTCATGTATTTTTCCATGGGACACATGATGTGGAACTGGCCGGTTCCGGCGTTTTTTGAAAACAACCATGTTGCGATGGGGCTTTTACAGCTTGTGCTGACGGCCATCGTCATGGTAATTAACCAGAAATTCTTCATCAGCGGATTCAAAGGGCTGATACACAGGGCTCCCAACATGGATACCCTGGTGGCTTTGGGCTCGGGGGCATCCTTTGTGTACAGTCTCTATGCGCTGTTTGCCATGACCGGAGCGCAGGCGGCCGGTGATATGGACGGCGTGATGGCCTATATGCATGAATTCTATTTTGAATCCGCCGCCATGATCCTGACCCTGATTACGGTAGGCAAGATGCTGGAGGCCCGCTCCAAGGGAAAGACCACGGACGCCTTAAAGAGCCTGATGAAGCTGGCTCCGAAGACGGCAACCATCCTGGTGAACGGCGTGGAGACGGAGGTTTCCATCGAACAGGTTAAAAAAGACGATATCTTCGTGGTACGGCCCGGTGAGAATATCCCGGTGGACGGAATTGTCCTGGAGGGCAGCAGCGCGGTCAACGAGTCGGCGCTGACCGGCGAGAGTATCCCGGTCGATAAGAATGCCGGTGATCAGGTGTCGGCCGCCACGGTAAACCAGTCCGGCTTTATGAAATGCCAGGCATCCAGGGTTGGAGAGGATACCACGTTATCCCAGATTATCCAGATGGTCAGCGATGCGGCCGCCACAAAAGCGCCGATCGCAAAGGTTGCCGACAAGGTATCGGGCGTCTTTGTCCCGGCCGTGATTGCCATCTCGGCCGTCACGATTGTAGGCTGGCTGATTGCGGGGCAGACCGTCGGATTTGCACTGGCGAGAGGAATCTCCGTGCTGGTAATAAGCTGTCCATGCGCCCTCGGCCTCGCGACTCCGGTTGCAATCATGGTGGGCAACGGCATGGGAGCAAAGCACGGAATCATGTTTAAGACAGCCGTTTCTCTGGAGGAGACCGGGAAGACGGAGATTGTGGCTCTTGATAAGACCGGTACGATCACAAGCGGGGAACCCAGGGTGACGGATGTGGTTCCGGCATCCGGGACCACGGAAACCGATCTTCTTAAATCCGCTTTTGCGCTGGAAAAGAAGAGTGAGCATCCTCTTGCCAGGGCAGTCCTTCTAAGGGCGGAGGAAGAGGGAATGGAAGCCGGAGAAGTCACGGATTTTCAGGCGCTCCCGGGCAACGGCCTATCCGCGGTCCTTAACGGCGCATCTTTAGCAGGCGGAAATTTTTCCTTTATCAGCACCCAGTGTGAAGTGACAAACGAGATGAAGACAGCGTCCGAGCGTCTGGCGGAAGAGGGAAAAACGCCTCTATTCTTCAGTAAAGACGGTAAACTGATTGGAATTATCGCCGTAGCCGATACAGTCAAGGAAGACAGCCCGCAGGCTGTAAAGGAACTGCAGAACATGGGAATCCATGTGGTAATGCTGACCGGTGACAATGAGAGAACCGCCAGGGCGGTCGGCCGGCAGGCGGGGGTTGACGAGGTAATCGCAGGCGTGCTTCCCGACGGAAAAGAGAGTGTAATCCGTTCCCTGAAGAAGAAGGGGAAGGTGGCCATGGTAGGCGACGGGATTAACGACGCGCCTGCCCTGACGAGGGCAGACATCGGAATCGCTATCGGGGCAGGTACGGATATTGCCATCGACGCGGCCGACGTGGTCCTGATGAAGAGCCGTCTGAGCGATGTCCCGGCAGCGATCCGTTTAAGCCGGGCTACTCTTAAAAATATCCATGAGAACCTGTTCTGGGCATTCTTTTATAACGCGGTCGGCATACCGCTGGCCGCCGGGCTGTGGTACCCGCTGTTCGGCTGGAAACTGAACCCTATGTTTGGAGCGGCGGCCATGAGCTTATCCAGTTTCTGCGTGGTGACAAACGCCCTGAGGCTTAACTTTTTTAAACTTTACGATGCCGGAAGGGACAGAAAAATAAAGGTAAAAAGAAAGGAAGAAAAAATGATGGAAAAGACGATGACAATTGAAGGAATGATGTGCGGACACTGTGAGGCAAGGGTAAAGAAATGCCTGGAAGGTCTTCCCGAGGTTACGGAAGCAGTGGTCAGCCATGAGGCAGGCACTGCGGTTGTGACACTGAGCGCCCCGGTGGAGGATGATGTGCTTAAAAAGACGGTGGAGGATCAGGATTACAAGGTGGTATCCATCCGCTGA
- the miaB gene encoding tRNA (N6-isopentenyl adenosine(37)-C2)-methylthiotransferase MiaB, with protein MEDTRRTTYFMTSIDYENIDLSCLPPETEPARQQYFIARCRQWVTKKSEELGRPMTCFISTFGCQMNAHDSEKLMGILLEAGFVEGTGEESDFVLYNTCTVRENANQRVYGRLGYLHSLKKKNPHMMISLCGCMMQEPEVVEKLKKSYRFVDIIFGTHNIYKLAELLSERIDGKKMVIDIWKDTERIVEDLPAERKYPFKSGVNIMFGCNNFCSYCIVPYVRGRERSRNPEDIIREIESLVQTGVVEIMLLGQNVNSYGKNLEQPITFAELLKRVEQIEGLQRIRFMTSHPKDLSDELIEVMKDSKKICRHLHLPLQSGSSRILNLMNRKYTKEQYLTLAEKIRTAIPDISLTTDIIVGFPGETEEDFLETLDVVRTVRYDSAFTFIYSKRTGTPAAAMEEQVPEETVKNRFDRLLKEVQEISAQVCGRELHTVQEVLVEEPDDHEEGYLTGRLSNNTIVHFPGSRDLIGKIVNVYLEQSKGFYYMGSLHHGPQDTLKDK; from the coding sequence ATGGAAGACACAAGGAGAACTACATATTTTATGACTTCAATAGATTACGAAAATATCGACCTTTCCTGTCTGCCTCCGGAGACGGAGCCGGCCAGACAGCAGTATTTTATCGCCAGGTGCAGACAGTGGGTCACGAAGAAGAGTGAAGAGCTCGGAAGGCCGATGACCTGCTTTATCTCCACATTCGGCTGCCAGATGAATGCACACGATTCGGAAAAACTGATGGGAATTCTTTTGGAAGCGGGATTTGTGGAAGGGACGGGTGAAGAATCCGATTTTGTTCTTTACAATACATGTACGGTCCGTGAGAACGCCAACCAGCGCGTTTACGGCCGTCTGGGTTACCTTCACAGCCTGAAGAAAAAGAATCCGCACATGATGATCAGCCTCTGCGGCTGCATGATGCAGGAACCTGAAGTTGTGGAGAAGCTTAAGAAGAGCTACCGTTTCGTCGACATTATTTTCGGCACGCACAACATTTACAAGCTTGCGGAGCTTCTTTCCGAAAGAATTGACGGGAAGAAGATGGTGATAGACATCTGGAAGGACACCGAACGGATTGTGGAAGATCTTCCGGCCGAGCGGAAATACCCGTTTAAATCGGGAGTCAATATCATGTTCGGCTGCAACAACTTTTGCAGCTACTGTATTGTCCCCTATGTCAGGGGGCGGGAGCGCAGCAGAAATCCGGAAGACATCATCCGCGAGATCGAGTCTCTGGTACAAACCGGAGTCGTAGAGATTATGCTTCTCGGGCAGAACGTCAACTCCTATGGCAAGAATCTGGAACAGCCCATCACCTTTGCCGAACTGCTTAAGAGGGTGGAACAGATTGAGGGCCTCCAGAGAATCCGCTTTATGACGTCCCATCCAAAGGATTTGTCGGACGAGCTGATTGAGGTGATGAAGGATTCGAAGAAAATCTGCCGTCATCTGCACCTTCCCCTTCAGTCGGGAAGCAGCCGTATCCTGAATCTGATGAACCGGAAGTACACGAAAGAGCAGTACCTCACACTGGCTGAGAAGATCAGGACAGCCATCCCGGATATCTCCCTGACCACGGACATCATCGTCGGTTTCCCGGGAGAGACGGAGGAAGACTTTTTAGAGACTCTGGATGTGGTGAGAACCGTGCGTTATGACAGCGCATTCACCTTTATCTATTCCAAGCGCACCGGCACTCCGGCCGCGGCGATGGAAGAACAGGTCCCGGAGGAAACGGTGAAGAACCGGTTTGACCGCCTTCTGAAGGAAGTCCAGGAGATTTCGGCCCAGGTATGCGGCCGGGAACTTCACACGGTTCAGGAGGTCCTGGTGGAAGAGCCGGATGATCACGAAGAAGGTTATCTCACCGGGCGGCTTTCCAACAATACGATCGTCCACTTCCCCGGAAGCAGGGATCTGATTGGAAAGATTGTTAATGTATACCTTGAGCAGTCCAAAGGATTTTATTATATGGGCAGCCTGCATCACGGCCCCCAGGACACTCTTAAGGATAAATAA
- a CDS encoding L,D-transpeptidase family protein has product MKKHYKGLAVAMSAFMLAGGSFTAYAGPASETGAPSASAGNTGNAGFGPGGTTAAGHQQQAGTEQPAVEDTSLHVAVNYTFESSGDITAFSMDLKNFDGIGGVSYRAYTNTGGFLWWYHDGGLTGVPGDGNYVEAFQIQLTGDAERMYDVYYCATSSGQGKMGWAMNGQVAGTSDIGEKLLGIEVMLVPKGAQGPVSDAMRYVTPLSSRLVLAENATTLVNEDGTNYNGWVSNDHARYYFVDGRALTGWQYVDGYKFYFDSYGRLVQNVEPLIGKQSSYLLKVNKTLNCLTVYAKDGNNGYIIPVKAMLTSVGDDTPIGTFYTPEKYRWRLMVNDTYTQYATRITQGFLLHSITYETPDIYDLMTVGYNGLGVTRSLGCVRLTAENSKWIYDNCALGTAVTIYEDPNVASPFDVPELVPLSFEQTWDPTDPLVVR; this is encoded by the coding sequence ATGAAAAAGCACTATAAAGGTCTTGCAGTTGCCATGTCGGCATTTATGCTCGCCGGCGGAAGCTTTACGGCATATGCGGGACCTGCAAGTGAAACCGGCGCTCCATCGGCATCAGCGGGCAACACGGGCAATGCCGGTTTCGGACCGGGCGGCACTACAGCCGCAGGACATCAGCAGCAGGCCGGCACAGAACAGCCGGCGGTGGAGGATACCTCTCTTCATGTGGCAGTAAACTATACCTTTGAATCATCGGGTGATATTACAGCCTTCTCCATGGATCTTAAAAACTTCGATGGAATCGGCGGAGTATCCTACCGCGCCTACACGAATACAGGCGGTTTCCTGTGGTGGTACCACGACGGAGGCCTGACAGGCGTTCCGGGAGACGGCAACTATGTCGAGGCATTCCAGATTCAGCTGACAGGCGATGCAGAGCGTATGTACGATGTTTATTACTGCGCCACCTCATCCGGCCAGGGCAAGATGGGCTGGGCCATGAACGGCCAGGTAGCCGGTACAAGCGATATCGGTGAAAAACTTCTCGGCATTGAGGTAATGCTTGTGCCGAAGGGAGCCCAGGGACCTGTAAGCGATGCCATGCGTTATGTGACGCCCCTTTCAAGCCGTCTCGTTCTCGCCGAGAATGCGACCACTCTGGTGAATGAGGATGGAACAAACTACAACGGCTGGGTATCCAACGACCATGCCCGCTACTATTTTGTAGACGGACGCGCTTTGACGGGATGGCAGTATGTAGACGGTTACAAGTTCTACTTTGACTCATACGGCCGCCTTGTGCAGAATGTGGAACCGCTGATTGGAAAGCAGAGCAGCTATCTTCTGAAGGTCAACAAGACCCTCAACTGCCTGACCGTCTATGCAAAAGACGGAAACAACGGATATATCATTCCGGTGAAGGCGATGCTGACATCCGTAGGTGACGATACACCGATCGGAACATTCTACACTCCTGAGAAATACCGCTGGAGACTGATGGTAAATGATACATACACACAGTATGCAACGAGAATCACACAGGGCTTCCTGTTACACTCCATCACCTATGAGACGCCGGATATCTACGATCTGATGACGGTTGGCTACAACGGCCTGGGTGTTACGAGATCTCTCGGCTGCGTGCGGTTAACCGCAGAAAACTCTAAATGGATTTACGATAACTGTGCACTTGGTACAGCGGTTACAATCTACGAGGACCCGAATGTGGCATCACCGTTCGACGTTCCGGAACTGGTCCCGCTTTCCTTTGAGCAGACATGGGATCCGACAGATCCGCTTGTTGTAAGATAA
- a CDS encoding 5-formyltetrahydrofolate cyclo-ligase: MGISVTSKADLRKKVLELRKHLTTEEMAEWDNAICEKIKELELEKQFGTVYCYVSVRGETGTESLIRSYLEQGIKVAVPRVKGKEMDFYYIDRYEDLEPGCFGIPEPKKSCKLAAEQNVPVIVPGVAFSERFERTGYGAGYYDRFFEKEPQHEKIAICYDFQMTEAIAVDQYDILMDRIITPQKSLKRKDD; the protein is encoded by the coding sequence ATGGGAATATCAGTGACATCCAAAGCTGACCTTAGGAAAAAGGTACTGGAACTCAGAAAACACCTGACCACGGAAGAGATGGCAGAGTGGGACAATGCAATCTGTGAGAAAATAAAGGAACTTGAACTGGAAAAGCAGTTCGGTACCGTATACTGCTATGTCAGCGTACGCGGGGAGACGGGGACCGAATCCCTGATCCGCTCCTACCTGGAGCAAGGGATCAAAGTGGCTGTTCCGAGAGTAAAGGGCAAGGAGATGGATTTTTATTACATCGACCGTTATGAAGATCTCGAACCTGGCTGTTTCGGGATCCCGGAACCAAAAAAGAGCTGTAAACTGGCTGCCGAACAGAATGTGCCGGTCATCGTACCGGGAGTTGCATTCTCCGAACGCTTTGAGCGAACCGGTTACGGCGCAGGCTACTACGACCGCTTTTTTGAAAAGGAACCACAGCATGAGAAGATTGCCATCTGCTATGATTTCCAGATGACGGAGGCGATTGCCGTCGATCAATACGATATTCTGATGGATCGGATTATCACGCCTCAAAAGAGCCTGAAAAGAAAGGATGATTAA
- a CDS encoding glutamate-5-semialdehyde dehydrogenase: MLELIGKRAKDASRKLALLGSIKKNEGLKAAAEALLKGEEEILLANGKDIERAREAGMNPGMIDRLTLTHERIEAIIEGVNQVISLDDPVGEVLGMKERPNGLLIGQKRVPMGVIGMIYEARPNVTVDAFALCFKSGNAVILKGGSDALESNKAIVKWLREGLNNCGLPEDCVQLITDTDREVTKRFMRMNGYIDVLIPRGGAGLIRTVVENSTVPVIETGTGNCHIYVDETADFDMALDIIFNAKTQRISVCNSCESLLVHRNIAGEFLPLLKKRLDEKQVEIRADHESLSIVPEFKAAAEEDWGTEYLDYILSVKQVGSVEEAIDHINRYNTGHSEAIITKDYDSSRKFLEGVDAAAVYVNASTRFTDGFEFGFGAEIGISTQKLHARGPMGLKELTTTKYIIYGNGQVRP, from the coding sequence ATGCTCGAACTAATCGGCAAACGCGCAAAGGACGCCTCCAGAAAGCTGGCCCTCCTCGGTTCCATAAAAAAGAATGAGGGGCTTAAAGCGGCTGCAGAAGCTCTTCTGAAAGGCGAAGAGGAAATCCTTTTAGCCAACGGTAAGGACATAGAAAGGGCCCGCGAGGCCGGAATGAACCCGGGAATGATCGATCGCCTGACGCTCACCCATGAACGGATCGAGGCCATCATTGAGGGCGTGAACCAGGTAATTAGCCTGGACGATCCCGTAGGCGAAGTCCTGGGAATGAAGGAACGTCCCAACGGCCTTTTGATAGGGCAGAAGCGTGTACCGATGGGGGTTATTGGCATGATTTACGAGGCCAGGCCCAATGTCACCGTGGATGCCTTCGCCCTCTGTTTCAAATCCGGCAACGCCGTGATCCTGAAGGGCGGCAGCGATGCCCTGGAATCGAACAAAGCGATTGTGAAATGGCTGAGAGAAGGACTTAACAACTGCGGGCTTCCCGAGGACTGTGTGCAGTTAATCACCGATACGGACCGCGAGGTCACAAAGCGGTTTATGCGTATGAACGGCTACATTGACGTACTGATTCCACGCGGCGGGGCCGGGTTGATCCGCACCGTTGTTGAGAACAGCACCGTGCCGGTCATCGAAACAGGGACAGGGAACTGCCATATCTATGTGGATGAAACCGCTGATTTTGATATGGCGCTCGATATTATATTCAATGCCAAGACCCAGAGAATCAGCGTCTGCAACTCCTGCGAATCACTGCTGGTGCATCGGAACATTGCCGGTGAATTCCTGCCTTTGCTGAAGAAACGCCTTGATGAAAAACAGGTGGAAATCCGCGCAGATCACGAATCACTTTCCATTGTGCCTGAATTTAAAGCCGCGGCCGAGGAAGACTGGGGAACGGAATACCTCGATTACATACTTTCCGTAAAACAGGTCGGTTCGGTGGAAGAGGCCATAGACCACATTAACCGGTATAACACCGGCCATTCCGAGGCCATCATCACAAAAGACTACGACAGTTCCAGAAAATTCCTGGAGGGCGTCGATGCCGCTGCGGTCTATGTCAACGCGTCCACACGGTTTACCGACGGTTTCGAGTTCGGCTTTGGAGCGGAAATCGGGATTAGTACGCAGAAACTTCATGCAAGAGGGCCGATGGGGCTTAAGGAATTGACTACCACGAAATATATTATTTACGGAAACGGGCAGGTTCGGCCATAA